In one window of Nicotiana tabacum cultivar K326 chromosome 12, ASM71507v2, whole genome shotgun sequence DNA:
- the LOC142167221 gene encoding uncharacterized protein LOC142167221, translating to MKADQRHATSKLISGYIIDNLRDPMFEVTPAFVMAEMQKLHGLDIGYHKAWRAIQRASALIRGTPEENYELLSSYLYMMKSKNPGTYTNIKIDDNNRHQSIAHGIAEVYPESHHGICIYHLEQNLKRRKVKSEVIKLFQSAARVYRRKEFDLYMSDIAKVDKKTFDYLMEEPPERWARSCSPRRRYDMLTTNIVESMNSMLLEVRELPILRMMDFIQVKLQRWFYERRNEAEGTFYDVSCLVEEELKKKIDLAFTLNVFSVDSWRSRVEEEGNYFLGGLKQKNM from the exons ATGAAAGCTGATCAAAGGCATGCAACTTCAAAGTTGATTAGTGGTTACATTATCGACAATCTTCGAGACCCAATGTTTGAAGTTACACCAGCCTTTGTCATGGCAGAAATGCAAAAATTGCATGGACTAGACATTGGTTATCACAAGGCGTGGCGTGCTATTCAGCGTGCTTCAGCTTTAATAAGAGGAACTCCTGAAGAGAATTATGAATTATTGTCTTCATACTTGTATATGATGAAAAGTAAAAATCCGGGAACATACACTAACATAAAGATAGACGACAACAACAG GCATCAATCTATTGCACATGGTATTGCAGAGGTATATCCTGAAAGCCACCATGGGatttgtatctatcatttggagcAGAACCTAAAGCGAAGGAAAGTGAAAAGTGAGGTCATAAAACTTTTTCAAAGTGCTGCAAGAGTATACAGGCGCAAAGAATTTGATCTATACATGTCAGATATAGCAAAAGTTGATAAGAAGACTTTTGACTACTTGATGGAAGAACCACCGGAAAGGTGGGCACGTTCTTGTAGTCCACGACGAAGAtatgacatgctcacaacaaacATAGTTGAGTCAATGAATTCTATGCTATTAGAAGTAAGGGAGTTGCCTATATTAAGAATGATGGATTTCATCCAAGTGAAGCTACAACGTTGgttttatgaaagaagaaatgaagcagaAGGAACTTTTTATGACGTTTCTTGTTTGGTAGaagaggaattgaagaaaaagatagaTTTAGCTTTTACTTTAAAT GTCTTCTCTGTTGATTCATGGCGTTCCAGAGTTGAGGAAGAAGGAAATTACTTTCTTGGTGGacttaaacaaaagaacatgtga
- the LOC107798601 gene encoding uncharacterized protein LOC107798601, with the protein MERRVNGGGDYSHNLTSSSSYIQHPVSKFDTLAGVAIRYGVEVADIKRINGLVSDLQMFALKTLHIPLPGRHPPSPVLSNGQDTQGPSCSEQTSSSRRHSDLFDSFQSLKLKCSPQSKVSPAMSSLQGYYGLKQPDQKHASEGFEMAVYRKGGSHYLEDGPFVKSSPLSNPPLSLQRKSKSVANGFMSENGVPANHPSTQDNRDNGSDRWFEKLVRRRQKSETDFTRTPEMLLKEDNSNSGWFSAVGSKGLALRPKSANRALSGADAEASSISPIPIGLGDSFLNDSASIVRKSSSTSNLQDSDSGTLSSLWNLKPDFQAISTAAITKPIFDGLPKPITGRRNKTALD; encoded by the exons ATGGAAAGGAGAGTGAATGGAGGAGGGGATTATAGTCATAATCTGACATCCTCTTCAAGTTATATACAACACCCAGTTTCCAAATTCGATACCCTTGCTGGTGTTGCTATCAGATATGGCGTTGAG GTGGCTGATATTAAAAGGATAAATGGCCTGGTATCAGATCTCCAAATGTTTGCTCTAAAAACACTTCATATACCATTACCTGGGAGGCATCCCCCATCTCCAGTCTTATCAAATGGTCAAGACACACAAGG ACCTAGCTGCTCTGAACAGACCTCTTCAAGCCGTCGACACTCTGATTTATTCGATTCGTTTCAGTCCCTGAAACTGAAATGCTCTCCCCAGTCAAAAGTTTCGCCAGCCATGAGCAGCTTACAAGGTTATTATGGGCTTAAACAACCAGATCAGAAACATGCATCTGAAGGATTTGAAATGGCAGTGTATCGAAAGGGAGGATCACATTATCTGGAAGACGGCCCATTTGTCAAATCCTCTCCTCTTTCAAATCCACCACTTAGTCTGCAGAGAAAATCTAAAAGCGTAGCTAATGGTTTTATGTCAGAGAATGGAGTTCCTGCCAATCATCCATCTACACAAGACAACAGAGACAATGGTTCAGATAGATGGTTTGAGAAATTAGTGAGAAGGCGTCAAAAGTCGGAGACTGATTTCACACGTACCCCAGAAATGCTGTTGAAGGAAGATAACAGCAACAGTGGCTGGTTTTCAGCTGTCGGCAGCAAGGGCTTAGCTTTGAGACCCAAGTCAGCTAATCGAGCTCTCTCTGGAGCGGATGCTGAAGCAAGTTCAATAAGTCCTATTCCTATTGGCTTGGGGGATTCTTTCCTAAATGACAGTGCATCCATAGTTAGGAAGTCATCAAGTACATCAAATTTGCAGGATTCAGATAGCGGTACATTGTCTTCCCTGTGGAATTTGAAGCCAGATTTTCAAGCAATTTCTACTGCAGCCATTACTAAGCCAATCTTTGATGGCCTACCTAAACCAATTACAGGTCGAAGAAACAAGACTGCACTCGATTAG